A single region of the Brachypodium distachyon strain Bd21 chromosome 3, Brachypodium_distachyon_v3.0, whole genome shotgun sequence genome encodes:
- the LOC100846514 gene encoding probable protein phosphatase 2C 71 isoform X2, whose translation MAELPLTGSLLDLRPGKLSAKPPPPPPPLPMPARRSPFRSQAAAAVASPRRAVPEFHSTTERADGSIVFHFAAHPPVEDPEAEAAGLDPGSADASGSPPPELVLATAQVNEPNPANLAAEVSLASLDAMGKITCQEAPEQVASSSIGDAGVETELGNDGHGVEIGVLARVAVEESESVEAGVTGPAGFVGVEDADAEASSEVSITQDFDTNDTEESSASSGDEQEATEFGIPIPTADEVSNKVDLENDTSEFKSSDRMVPLATSALVLTSGAAMLPHPSKVATGGEDAYLIAPNGWFGVADGVGQWSFEGVNAGLYASELMDGCKKFIAENEGDAELKPEQVLSKAADEARSPGSSTVLVAHFDGQFLHASNIGDSGFLVIRNGEVFRKSKPMVYGFNFPLQIEKGVDPITLVQNYTIDLEEGDVIVTATDGLFDNVYEQEVAAIILKTLQADLKPTEMAEHLAARAHEVGRSGAGRSPFSDAALAAGYLGFSGGKLDDTAVVVSIVRKSEI comes from the exons ATGGCGGAGCTGCCGCTGACTGGGAGCTTGCTAGACCTgcgccccggcaagctctCCGCGAAAcccccaccaccgccgccgccgttgcccaTGCCCGCCCGGCGGAGCCCGTTCCGCTCCCAGGCCGCCGCAGCCGTCGCATCACcacgccgcgccgtccccgagttccACTCAACAACAG AGCGGGCGGACGGAAGCATCGTCTTCCACTTTGCGGCGCACCCTCCTGTGGAAGAcccagaggcggaagcggccggtCTCGACCCTGGGAGTGCCGACGCCTCGGGCTCGCCACCGCCTGAGCTGGTCTTGGCCACGGCGCAGGTCAACGAACCTAACCCGGCAAATTTGGCGGCTGAGGTTTCGCTGGCCTCATTGGATGCCATGGGGAAAATCACATGCCAGGAGGCCCCTGAGCAGGTCGCCAGTTCGAGTATCGGGGATGCTGGGGTCGAAACCGAGCTCGGTAATGACGGCCATGGAGTTGAGATTGGCGTGCTGGCGCGTGTTGCTGTGGAGGAGAGTGAGAGTGTGGAGGCGGGTGTAACGGGGCCGGCCGGTTTTGTGGGCGTCGAGGACGCGGATGCGGAGGCTTCGTCGGAAGTCTCCATCACGCAGGATTTCGACACCAACGACACGGAGGAGTCTAGTGCTTCCAGCGGCGACGAGCAAGAGGCCACGGAGTTCGGAATCCCCATTCCGACAGCG GATGAAGTTAGCAACAAGGTAGATTTGGAAAATGACACTTCAGAATTTAAGAGTTCTGATCG GATGGTTCCATTAGCCACATCAGCGCTTGTGTTGACATCAGGTGCTGCAATGCTGCCTCATCCTTCTAAG GTAGCGACAGGTGGTGAAGATGCGTATTTGATTGCACCCAATGGTTGGTTTGGTGTCGCAGATGGAGTTGGTCAGTGGTCATTTGAAG GTGTCAATGCAGGGCTTTATGCGAGTGAACTAATGGATGGTTGCAAAAAGTTCATTGCGGAAAATGAAGGAGACGCAGAGCTTAAACCTGAACAAGTTCTCTCCAAGGCTGCAGATGAAGCAAGGTCTCCCGGCTCTTCCACTGTCTTGGTTGCTCACTTTGATGGCCAG TTTCTTCATGCATCAAATATTGGAGACTCTGGGTTTCTGGTGATAAGAAATGGAGAAGTGTTCAGAAAATCAAAACCAATGGTTTATGGTTTCAATTTCCCACTTCAAATTGAGAAAGGGGTTGATCCCATAACGCTTGTACAG AACTATACTATTGATTTAGAGGAAGGTGATGTCATTGTAACAGCAACTGATGGCCTTTTTGACAATGTCTATGAGCAAGAAGTGGCAGCCATAATCTTGAAAACTTTACAGGCAGATCTAAAACCAACG GAGATGGCTGAGCACCTCGCTGCTAGAGCGCATGAAGTGGGAAGGTCCGGAGCAGGGAGAAGCCCATTTTCAGATGCTGCCCTTGCAGCGGGTTACCTGGGTTTCAGTGGCGGGAAATTGGATGACACAGCTGTTGTTGTGTCTATCGTCCGAAAATCTGAAATCTGA
- the LOC100846514 gene encoding probable protein phosphatase 2C 71 isoform X1, translating to MAELPLTGSLLDLRPGKLSAKPPPPPPPLPMPARRSPFRSQAAAAVASPRRAVPEFHSTTERADGSIVFHFAAHPPVEDPEAEAAGLDPGSADASGSPPPELVLATAQVNEPNPANLAAEVSLASLDAMGKITCQEAPEQVASSSIGDAGVETELGNDGHGVEIGVLARVAVEESESVEAGVTGPAGFVGVEDADAEASSEVSITQDFDTNDTEESSASSGDEQEATEFGIPIPTADEVSNKVDLENDTSEFKSSDRMVPLATSALVLTSGAAMLPHPSKVATGGEDAYLIAPNGWFGVADGVGQWSFEGVNAGLYASELMDGCKKFIAENEGDAELKPEQVLSKAADEARSPGSSTVLVAHFDGQFLHASNIGDSGFLVIRNGEVFRKSKPMVYGFNFPLQIEKGVDPITLVQNYTIDLEEGDVIVTATDGLFDNVYEQEVAAIILKTLQADLKPTSCLQEMAEHLAARAHEVGRSGAGRSPFSDAALAAGYLGFSGGKLDDTAVVVSIVRKSEI from the exons ATGGCGGAGCTGCCGCTGACTGGGAGCTTGCTAGACCTgcgccccggcaagctctCCGCGAAAcccccaccaccgccgccgccgttgcccaTGCCCGCCCGGCGGAGCCCGTTCCGCTCCCAGGCCGCCGCAGCCGTCGCATCACcacgccgcgccgtccccgagttccACTCAACAACAG AGCGGGCGGACGGAAGCATCGTCTTCCACTTTGCGGCGCACCCTCCTGTGGAAGAcccagaggcggaagcggccggtCTCGACCCTGGGAGTGCCGACGCCTCGGGCTCGCCACCGCCTGAGCTGGTCTTGGCCACGGCGCAGGTCAACGAACCTAACCCGGCAAATTTGGCGGCTGAGGTTTCGCTGGCCTCATTGGATGCCATGGGGAAAATCACATGCCAGGAGGCCCCTGAGCAGGTCGCCAGTTCGAGTATCGGGGATGCTGGGGTCGAAACCGAGCTCGGTAATGACGGCCATGGAGTTGAGATTGGCGTGCTGGCGCGTGTTGCTGTGGAGGAGAGTGAGAGTGTGGAGGCGGGTGTAACGGGGCCGGCCGGTTTTGTGGGCGTCGAGGACGCGGATGCGGAGGCTTCGTCGGAAGTCTCCATCACGCAGGATTTCGACACCAACGACACGGAGGAGTCTAGTGCTTCCAGCGGCGACGAGCAAGAGGCCACGGAGTTCGGAATCCCCATTCCGACAGCG GATGAAGTTAGCAACAAGGTAGATTTGGAAAATGACACTTCAGAATTTAAGAGTTCTGATCG GATGGTTCCATTAGCCACATCAGCGCTTGTGTTGACATCAGGTGCTGCAATGCTGCCTCATCCTTCTAAG GTAGCGACAGGTGGTGAAGATGCGTATTTGATTGCACCCAATGGTTGGTTTGGTGTCGCAGATGGAGTTGGTCAGTGGTCATTTGAAG GTGTCAATGCAGGGCTTTATGCGAGTGAACTAATGGATGGTTGCAAAAAGTTCATTGCGGAAAATGAAGGAGACGCAGAGCTTAAACCTGAACAAGTTCTCTCCAAGGCTGCAGATGAAGCAAGGTCTCCCGGCTCTTCCACTGTCTTGGTTGCTCACTTTGATGGCCAG TTTCTTCATGCATCAAATATTGGAGACTCTGGGTTTCTGGTGATAAGAAATGGAGAAGTGTTCAGAAAATCAAAACCAATGGTTTATGGTTTCAATTTCCCACTTCAAATTGAGAAAGGGGTTGATCCCATAACGCTTGTACAG AACTATACTATTGATTTAGAGGAAGGTGATGTCATTGTAACAGCAACTGATGGCCTTTTTGACAATGTCTATGAGCAAGAAGTGGCAGCCATAATCTTGAAAACTTTACAGGCAGATCTAAAACCAACG TCTTGCTTGCAGGAGATGGCTGAGCACCTCGCTGCTAGAGCGCATGAAGTGGGAAGGTCCGGAGCAGGGAGAAGCCCATTTTCAGATGCTGCCCTTGCAGCGGGTTACCTGGGTTTCAGTGGCGGGAAATTGGATGACACAGCTGTTGTTGTGTCTATCGTCCGAAAATCTGAAATCTGA
- the LOC100839116 gene encoding inositol-3-phosphate synthase 1, whose amino-acid sequence MFVEGFKVESPHVRYGAGEIESEYRYDTTEVAPSPEGTGWVVRPKSVTYNFKTSTAVPKLGVMLVGWGGNNGTTLTAGVIANRLAISWATKEKVQKANYFGSLTQASAIRVGSYNGEEIYAPFKSLVPMVNPNDIVFGGWDISSLNLADAMGRAKVLDIDLQKQLRVYMESMVPLPGIYNPDFIAANQGSRANNVIKGTKKEQVEQIIKDIREFKEKNKVDKVVVLWTANTERYSDVVVGLNDTMDNLLASLDKNMAEISPSSMYAIACVTEGIPFINGSPQNTFVPGLIELAIKKNSLIGGDDFKSGQTKMKSVLVDFLVGAGIKPTSIASYNHLGNNDGMNLSAPQVFRSKEISKSGVVDDMVASNGILYNPGEHPDHVIVIKYVPYVGDSKRAMDEYTSEIFMGGRNTIVLHNTCEDSLLAAPIILDLVLLAELSTRIQLKAQGQEKFHSFHPVATILSYLSKAPLVPPGTPVVNALAKQRAMLENILRACVGLAPENNMMLEHK is encoded by the exons ATGTTCGTGGAGGGGTTCAAGGTGGAGAGCCCGCATGTGCGGTACGGCGCCGGCGAGATCGAGTCCGAGTACCGCTACGACACCACGGAGGTCGCGCCGTCGCCCGAGGGGACGGGCTGGGTGGTGCGCCCCAAGTCAGTCACCTACAACTTCAAGACCAGCACCGCCGTCCCCAAGCTCGG GGTGATGCTTGTTGGATGGGGCGGCAACAACGGCACCACTCTCACAGCCGGGGTCATCGCCAACAGATT ggcCATTTCATGGGCGACCAAGGAGAAGGTGCAGAAGGCCAACTATTTCGGCTCTCTAACCCAGGCTTCAGCCATCAGAGTTGGCAGCTACAATGGAGAGGAGATCTACGCACCTTTCAAGAGCCTTGTACCCATG GTGAATCCGAACGACATTGTGTTTGGTGGATGGGACATCAGCAGCTTGAACTTGGCCGACGCCATGGGTAGGGCCAAGGTGTTGGACATTGACCTGCAGAAACAGTTGAGGGTCTACATGGAGTCCATGGTGCCCCTCCCCGGCATCTACAACCCGGACTTCATCGCCGCCAACCAGGGCTCTCGCGCTAACAATGTCATCAAAGGCACCAAGAAGGAGCAGGTTGAGCAGATCATCAAGGATATCAG ggaGTTCAAGGAGAAGAACAAGGTGGACAAAGTGGTCGTGCTGTGGACGGCCAACACCGAGCGGTATAGTGACGTCGTCGTCGGGCTCAACGACACCATGGACAACCTCTTGGCTTCTCTGGACAAGAACATGGCCGAGATCTCACCGTCATCGATGTACGCAATAGCCTGCGTCACAGAGGGGATACCATTCATCAATGGGAGCCCCCAGAATACCTTCGTTCCGG GGTTGATTGAGCTCGCCATCAAGAAGAACTCGTTGATTGGTGGTGATGACTTCAAGAGTGGGCAAACCAAGATGAAGTCTGTCCTGGTTGACTTCCTTGTCGGTGCTGGAATCAAG cCCACCTCAATTGCCAGCTACAACCATCTGGGCAACAACGATGGCATGAACCTCTCGGCTCCACAGGTATTCCGGTCCAAGGAGATCTCAAAGAGCGGCGTGGTGGATGACATGGTGGCCAGCAACGGCATCCTCTACAACCCCGGGGAGCACCCGGACCACGTCATTGTCATCAAGTATGTGCCGTATGTTGGCGACAGCAAGAGGGCCATGGACGAGTACACCTCCGAGATCTTCATGGGTGGGAGGAACACCATCGTGCTGCACAACACCTGCGAGGACTCACTCCTCGCCGCGCCCATCATCCTAGACCTCGTGCTCCTAGCCGAGCTCAGCACCAGGATCCAGCTCAAAGCCCAAGGCCAG GAAAAGTTCCACTCATTCCACCCGGTGGCCACCATCTTGAGCTACCTCAGCAAGGCCCCTCTT GTTCCCCCAGGGACACCAGTGGTGAATGCACTGGCCAAGCAGAGGGCCATGCTGGAGAACATCCTGAGGGCCTGTGTTGGGCTGGCCCCTGAGAACAACATGATGCTTGAGCACAAGTGA